A genomic window from Streptomyces sp. MST-110588 includes:
- a CDS encoding (2Fe-2S)-binding protein has protein sequence MTGGVMPGGVVPGGPAPGAAFALLDGHGPRYRLTAGEPPTHEPGWLAAHRLLDPYGAELAVLLDTEHRGSGHRTAHAAALTLIAVYAGRVTAAAVLYWALTGRVLDVRPKNVLVRPDPGHGIADVRLRVPRLLDPPPATHPPASSTPSAPSASFPSAPSPSSLALLQQTVLSAHLLPLATALHRRTRAGLRQLRGGVAHGCATALAASRADPALMARRWSAFARSAPGGLADLGEVATVTRPDGTPRLVYLRRTCCLFYTSAEAVRCASCCLTSVDDRLAAYARQPRQPS, from the coding sequence GTGACGGGCGGCGTGATGCCGGGCGGTGTGGTGCCGGGCGGCCCGGCGCCCGGCGCCGCGTTCGCCCTTCTCGACGGGCACGGCCCCCGCTACCGCCTGACCGCCGGTGAACCGCCCACCCACGAACCCGGCTGGCTGGCCGCGCACAGGCTGCTGGACCCGTACGGCGCGGAACTGGCCGTTCTGCTGGACACCGAGCACCGAGGCAGCGGCCACCGCACCGCCCACGCAGCCGCCCTCACCCTGATCGCCGTGTACGCGGGCCGGGTCACCGCCGCGGCGGTCCTGTACTGGGCGCTGACCGGCCGTGTTCTGGACGTACGGCCAAAGAACGTGCTGGTGCGCCCGGACCCGGGCCACGGCATCGCGGACGTCCGGCTCCGCGTCCCGCGCCTCCTGGACCCGCCACCCGCCACGCACCCGCCCGCCTCTTCCACCCCTTCCGCTCCTTCCGCCTCTTTCCCTTCCGCCCCTTCTCCTTCTTCCCTCGCCCTCCTCCAACAGACGGTCCTGTCCGCCCACCTGCTGCCGCTGGCCACCGCCCTGCACCGCCGTACCCGCGCCGGGCTGCGGCAACTGCGCGGGGGAGTGGCCCACGGCTGCGCCACCGCCCTGGCGGCCTCCCGCGCCGACCCGGCCCTGATGGCCCGCCGCTGGTCCGCCTTCGCGCGGTCGGCTCCCGGCGGGCTGGCGGACCTCGGCGAGGTCGCCACCGTCACGCGTCCCGACGGCACCCCGCGCCTGGTCTACCTCCGCCGTACCTGCTGTCTCTTCTATACGAGTGCCGAGGCCGTACGCTGCGCCAGTTGCTGTCTGACCAGCGTCGACGACCGGCTCGCGGCTTATGCGCGGCAGCCGCGGCAGCCGTCCTGA
- a CDS encoding putative leader peptide: MVLHDVSDMTPGSLAATLASRRSASAFLGVFGCGAARLHVDLCRLASAMCTGGAAA, from the coding sequence ATGGTTCTCCACGACGTGAGCGATATGACGCCGGGCAGCCTGGCCGCCACGCTCGCTTCGCGTCGCTCGGCCTCCGCCTTTCTCGGGGTCTTCGGATGCGGGGCCGCGCGGCTGCACGTCGACCTGTGCCGCCTCGCCAGCGCGATGTGTACGGGCGGCGCCGCCGCCTGA
- a CDS encoding cysteine synthase, with protein sequence MRYDSPLAAVGNTPLVRLPRLSPSDDVRIWAKLEDRNPTGSVKDRPALHMIEQAEKDGRLTPGCTILEPTSGNTGISLAMAAKLKGYRIVCVMPENTSAERRDLLAMWGAQIVSSPAAGGSNTAVRVAKELAEQNPDWVMLYQYGNPDNAGAHYATTGPEILADLPSITHFVAGLGTTGTLMGVGRYLREHVPGVQIVAAEPRYDDVVYGLRNLDEGFVPELYDESVLTSRFSVGSEDAVRRTRELLAQEGIFAGISTGAALHAAIGVAKKAVRAGQAADIAFVVADGGWKYLSTGVYTAESTEAAIETLHGQLWA encoded by the coding sequence ATGCGGTACGACTCCCCGCTGGCGGCGGTCGGGAACACCCCCCTGGTCCGCCTGCCGCGCCTGTCGCCCTCCGACGACGTCCGCATCTGGGCCAAGCTGGAGGACCGCAACCCCACGGGTTCGGTCAAGGACCGCCCCGCGCTCCACATGATCGAGCAGGCGGAGAAGGACGGCCGGCTGACGCCGGGCTGCACCATCCTGGAGCCCACGTCCGGCAACACCGGCATCTCCCTGGCGATGGCGGCCAAGCTCAAGGGCTACCGCATCGTGTGCGTGATGCCGGAGAACACCTCCGCCGAGCGCCGCGACCTGCTCGCCATGTGGGGCGCGCAGATCGTCTCCTCGCCGGCGGCGGGCGGTTCCAACACGGCCGTACGCGTCGCCAAGGAGCTGGCCGAGCAGAACCCGGACTGGGTGATGCTCTACCAGTACGGCAACCCGGACAACGCCGGTGCCCACTACGCGACCACCGGCCCGGAGATCCTCGCCGATCTGCCCTCCATCACCCACTTCGTGGCGGGACTGGGGACCACGGGCACGCTGATGGGGGTGGGCCGCTATCTGCGCGAGCACGTCCCCGGCGTACAGATCGTCGCCGCCGAGCCGCGCTACGACGACGTCGTCTACGGGCTGCGCAACCTGGACGAGGGCTTCGTTCCCGAGCTGTACGACGAGTCCGTACTGACCTCGCGCTTCTCCGTGGGTTCGGAGGACGCGGTGCGCCGGACCCGTGAACTTCTCGCGCAGGAAGGTATCTTCGCGGGTATTTCGACGGGTGCCGCCCTGCATGCCGCGATCGGCGTCGCCAAGAAGGCCGTACGGGCCGGACAGGCCGCCGACATCGCCTTCGTCGTCGCCGACGGGGGCTGGAAGTACCTTTCCACCGGTGTCTACACCGCCGAGTCCACCGAGGCCGCCATCGAGACCCTGCACGGCCAGCTCTGGGCCTGA
- a CDS encoding MBL fold metallo-hydrolase translates to MKLTVVGCSGSFPSAESACSSYLLEADGFRLLLDMGNGALGELQRHCGLYDLDAVLLSHLHADHCIDLCGYFVVRYYRPDGGRCAPMPVYGPAGTERRLTAAHADLPSEKAMSEVFDFRTLTPGTFTIGPFAIRTELVSHPVEAFGFRIEHDGKSLTYSGDTGTCEALHTLADGTDFFLCEASFTHGKEDIPDLHLNGREAGEHAERAGAGRLVLTHIPPWTDPGINLRDAQDAFGGPVEVAKAGAVYEI, encoded by the coding sequence ATGAAGCTCACTGTCGTCGGTTGTTCGGGCTCGTTCCCCTCCGCGGAATCGGCCTGCTCCAGCTACCTCCTGGAGGCCGACGGCTTCAGGCTGCTCCTCGACATGGGCAACGGCGCCCTCGGCGAGCTGCAGCGCCACTGCGGACTGTACGACCTGGACGCCGTACTGCTCTCGCATCTGCACGCCGACCACTGCATCGACCTGTGCGGCTACTTCGTCGTCCGCTACTACCGCCCCGACGGCGGACGTTGCGCGCCGATGCCGGTCTACGGCCCGGCCGGCACCGAACGCCGGCTGACCGCCGCGCACGCGGACCTGCCGTCCGAGAAGGCGATGAGCGAGGTCTTCGACTTCCGTACGCTGACGCCCGGCACCTTCACCATCGGGCCCTTCGCCATCCGTACGGAACTGGTGAGCCACCCGGTGGAGGCGTTCGGCTTCCGCATCGAGCACGACGGCAAGTCACTGACGTACTCCGGGGACACCGGGACCTGCGAGGCCCTGCACACGCTCGCCGACGGCACCGACTTCTTCCTGTGCGAGGCGTCCTTCACGCACGGCAAGGAGGACATCCCGGACCTGCACCTCAACGGGCGGGAAGCCGGCGAGCACGCCGAGCGGGCCGGCGCGGGACGGCTCGTACTGACCCACATCCCGCCGTGGACCGACCCGGGCATCAACCTGCGTGACGCCCAGGACGCCTTCGGCGGCCCGGTCGAGGTCGCCAAGGCCGGCGCGGTCTACGAGATCTGA
- a CDS encoding PTS transporter subunit EIIC encodes MSTATATAAPKKKGRGSKAMAVAQRIGRSLMLPIATLPAAALMVRLGQTDMLGRESFPAFLRKIAEFMAAGGGALLDNMPLLFAVGIAIGFAKKSDGSTALAAVVGYLVFNKVLATFSDDSLAKVQKVVDGKIVEVAQPADAKVLGGVVMGIVVALIYQRYSRTKLPDWLGFFSGRRLVPILSSFAGLLIGIVFGYIWPVLGTGLHNVGEWLVGSGAVGAGIFGVANRGLIAVGMHHLLNSFPWFQAGDYKGYHGDIARFLHQDPSAGQFMTGFFPIMMFALPAACLAITHCARPERRKVVGGMMFSLALTAFVTGVTEPIEFTFMFIAPVLYAIHAVLTGVSMALTWALGMKDGFGFSAGAIDYVLNLGIATKPLMLAVVGLCFAALYYVIFRFAIVKFNLPTPGRESDEEIAEQEKAQFKG; translated from the coding sequence ATGAGTACGGCCACCGCCACGGCGGCCCCCAAGAAGAAGGGCCGCGGCTCCAAGGCCATGGCAGTCGCCCAGCGCATCGGCCGCAGCCTCATGCTGCCGATCGCGACGCTGCCCGCCGCGGCGTTGATGGTCCGGCTCGGCCAGACCGACATGCTCGGCCGCGAGTCGTTCCCGGCGTTCCTGCGGAAGATCGCCGAGTTCATGGCCGCGGGCGGCGGTGCCCTCCTGGACAACATGCCGCTGCTGTTCGCCGTCGGCATCGCCATCGGCTTCGCCAAGAAGTCCGACGGCTCCACCGCGCTGGCCGCCGTCGTCGGCTACCTGGTCTTCAACAAGGTGCTGGCGACCTTCTCCGACGACAGCCTGGCCAAGGTCCAAAAGGTCGTCGACGGCAAGATAGTCGAGGTCGCGCAGCCCGCCGACGCCAAGGTCCTGGGCGGTGTGGTGATGGGCATCGTGGTCGCCCTGATCTACCAGCGCTACAGCCGCACCAAGCTCCCGGACTGGCTGGGCTTCTTCAGCGGACGCCGCCTGGTCCCGATCCTGTCGTCCTTCGCCGGTCTGCTCATCGGCATCGTCTTCGGCTACATCTGGCCCGTCCTGGGCACCGGCCTGCACAACGTCGGCGAGTGGCTGGTCGGCTCCGGCGCGGTCGGCGCCGGCATCTTCGGTGTCGCCAACCGCGGTCTGATCGCGGTCGGCATGCACCACCTGCTGAACTCCTTCCCGTGGTTCCAGGCCGGTGACTACAAGGGCTACCACGGCGACATCGCCCGCTTCCTGCACCAGGACCCGAGCGCGGGCCAGTTCATGACCGGCTTCTTCCCGATCATGATGTTCGCCCTGCCGGCCGCCTGCCTGGCGATCACCCACTGTGCCCGCCCCGAGCGCCGCAAGGTCGTCGGCGGCATGATGTTCTCGCTCGCGCTGACCGCCTTCGTCACCGGCGTGACCGAGCCCATCGAGTTCACCTTCATGTTCATCGCCCCGGTGCTGTACGCGATCCACGCGGTGCTCACCGGCGTCTCGATGGCCCTGACCTGGGCCCTGGGCATGAAGGACGGCTTCGGCTTCTCGGCCGGCGCGATCGACTACGTACTGAACCTGGGCATCGCCACCAAGCCGCTGATGCTGGCCGTGGTGGGCCTGTGCTTCGCCGCGCTCTACTACGTGATCTTCCGGTTCGCGATCGTCAAGTTCAACCTCCCCACTCCGGGCCGGGAGTCGGACGAGGAGATCGCCGAGCAGGAGAAGGCCCAGTTCAAGGGCTGA
- a CDS encoding PTS transporter subunit EIIC, with product MSSSAAGHRREPQKRKWTSGLFQGLQKMGRSLQLPIAVLPAAGILNRLGQPDVFGADGLGWRDVAKVFAGAGGALLDSSLGLPLLFCLGVAIGMAKKSDGSTALAAVAGFLVYYSVLHQFPQDCPAGATYSGAGQWSGVCVARDRSAAPAAFQNPGVFGGIVMGFLTAWFWQRYHRVKLVDWLGFFNGRRLVPIVMAFVGLAFAAVCLWIWPPVGDALTSFSKWLTDLGGTGSGIFGVANRALLVIGMHQFLNTFMWFQFGDFTKPDGTAVHGDINRFLAGDPHAGQFTTGFFPIMMFALPAAALAIAHCAKPHRRKEVGGMMLSVGLTSFVTGVTEPIEYSFLFIAPVLYGIHAVLTGVSMAVSWALGVKDGFSFSAGLIDYVINWGLATEPWMIVPIGLCFAVVYYLLFRFVITRFDLATPGREPEEVEEELEKQGLK from the coding sequence ATGAGTTCCAGCGCGGCGGGTCACCGGCGGGAGCCGCAGAAGAGGAAGTGGACCTCCGGCCTCTTCCAGGGCCTGCAGAAGATGGGCCGCAGCCTCCAGCTCCCCATCGCCGTGCTGCCCGCCGCCGGCATCCTCAACCGGCTCGGCCAGCCCGACGTCTTCGGCGCGGACGGCCTGGGGTGGCGGGACGTGGCCAAGGTCTTCGCGGGCGCGGGCGGCGCGCTGCTGGACTCCTCGCTCGGCCTGCCGCTGCTGTTCTGCCTCGGCGTCGCGATCGGCATGGCCAAGAAGTCCGACGGCTCCACGGCCCTGGCGGCGGTGGCCGGTTTCCTCGTCTACTACTCGGTGCTCCACCAGTTCCCGCAGGACTGCCCGGCCGGCGCCACGTACAGCGGTGCCGGGCAGTGGAGCGGGGTGTGTGTGGCCAGGGACCGCAGCGCGGCCCCGGCCGCCTTCCAGAACCCCGGGGTCTTCGGCGGCATCGTCATGGGGTTCCTGACCGCCTGGTTCTGGCAGCGCTACCACCGGGTCAAGCTGGTGGACTGGCTCGGCTTCTTCAACGGCCGCCGCCTGGTGCCGATCGTGATGGCCTTCGTCGGGCTGGCCTTCGCCGCGGTGTGCCTGTGGATCTGGCCGCCGGTCGGGGACGCGCTGACGAGCTTCAGCAAGTGGCTCACCGACCTGGGCGGGACCGGCTCGGGCATCTTCGGCGTGGCCAACCGCGCGCTGCTGGTGATCGGGATGCACCAGTTCCTGAACACGTTCATGTGGTTCCAGTTCGGTGACTTCACCAAGCCGGACGGCACGGCCGTGCACGGGGACATCAACCGCTTCCTGGCCGGTGACCCGCACGCCGGGCAGTTCACCACCGGCTTCTTCCCGATCATGATGTTCGCCCTGCCGGCCGCCGCGCTGGCCATCGCGCACTGCGCCAAGCCACACCGCCGCAAGGAGGTGGGCGGCATGATGCTCTCGGTCGGCCTCACCTCGTTCGTCACCGGCGTGACCGAGCCCATCGAGTACTCGTTCCTGTTCATCGCGCCGGTGCTGTACGGGATCCACGCCGTACTGACCGGTGTCTCGATGGCCGTGAGCTGGGCGCTGGGCGTCAAGGACGGCTTCAGCTTCTCGGCCGGCCTGATCGACTACGTGATCAATTGGGGTCTGGCCACCGAACCATGGATGATCGTCCCGATCGGTCTGTGTTTCGCGGTCGTCTACTACCTCCTCTTCCGCTTCGTGATCACCCGCTTCGACCTCGCCACCCCGGGCCGCGAGCCCGAAGAGGTGGAGGAGGAGCTGGAGAAGCAGGGTCTGAAGTAG
- a CDS encoding PTS glucose/sucrose transporter subunit IIB produces the protein MASKAEKIVAGLGGLDNIEEVEGCITRLRTEVADPDLVDEDALKAAGAHGVVKMGSAIQVVIGTDADPIAAEIEDMM, from the coding sequence ATGGCCAGCAAGGCTGAGAAGATCGTCGCCGGGCTCGGCGGCCTCGACAACATCGAAGAGGTCGAGGGCTGCATCACCCGCCTGCGTACCGAGGTCGCCGACCCGGATCTGGTCGACGAGGACGCGCTCAAGGCCGCCGGCGCCCACGGCGTCGTGAAGATGGGCAGCGCGATCCAGGTCGTCATCGGCACCGACGCCGACCCGATCGCCGCCGAGATCGAAGACATGATGTGA
- the rph gene encoding ribonuclease PH — protein sequence MSRIDGRTPDQLRPVTIERGWSKHAEGSVLISFGDTKVFCTASVTEGVPRWRKGSGEGWVTAEYAMLPRSTNTRGDREAVRGKIGGRTHEISRLIGRSLRAVIDFKALGENTVVLDCDVLQADGGTRTAAVTGAYVALADAIAWAQGKKVVKHGRRPLTGTVSAVSVGIVGGVPLLDLCYEEDVRAETDMNVVCTGDGRFVEVQGTAESEPFARDELNALLDLAVAGCAQLDAVQREALAVTL from the coding sequence ATGTCTCGTATCGACGGCCGCACCCCCGACCAGCTCCGCCCCGTCACCATCGAACGCGGATGGAGCAAGCACGCCGAGGGCTCCGTGCTCATCTCCTTCGGCGACACCAAGGTCTTCTGCACCGCCTCGGTCACCGAAGGCGTTCCGCGCTGGCGCAAGGGCAGCGGCGAGGGCTGGGTCACCGCCGAGTACGCGATGCTGCCGCGCTCGACCAACACCCGTGGCGACCGCGAGGCCGTACGCGGCAAGATCGGCGGCCGTACGCACGAGATCTCCCGCCTGATCGGCCGCTCGCTGCGTGCCGTCATCGACTTCAAGGCCCTGGGCGAGAACACCGTCGTCCTGGACTGCGACGTCCTCCAGGCCGACGGCGGCACCCGCACCGCCGCCGTCACCGGTGCGTACGTGGCACTGGCCGACGCCATCGCCTGGGCCCAGGGCAAGAAGGTCGTCAAGCACGGCCGCCGCCCGCTGACCGGCACCGTCAGCGCGGTGAGCGTCGGCATCGTCGGCGGCGTACCGCTCCTGGACCTGTGCTACGAGGAGGACGTCCGGGCCGAGACCGACATGAACGTCGTGTGCACCGGCGACGGCCGCTTCGTGGAGGTCCAGGGCACCGCCGAGTCCGAGCCCTTCGCCCGGGACGAGCTGAACGCGCTGCTGGACCTGGCCGTCGCCGGCTGCGCCCAGCTCGACGCCGTCCAGCGTGAGGCTCTCGCCGTCACGCTGTGA
- a CDS encoding SCO1431 family membrane protein: MPTYAAFAPRARTGGPKDDSNLLEHIAGWTFVVVLAMLLTQTGLM; this comes from the coding sequence ATGCCCACTTACGCCGCCTTTGCGCCGCGCGCCCGCACCGGCGGGCCCAAGGACGACTCCAACCTCCTGGAGCACATCGCCGGCTGGACCTTCGTGGTCGTCCTGGCCATGCTGCTGACGCAGACCGGCCTTATGTAA
- the rdgB gene encoding RdgB/HAM1 family non-canonical purine NTP pyrophosphatase: protein MKRLILATRNAGKITELRAILADAGLDVELVGADAYPEIPDVKETGVTFAENALLKAHALARATGHPAVADDSGLCVDVLGGAPGIFSARWSGTHGDDAANLDLLLAQLSDIADGHRAAHFACAAALALPDGTERVVEGRLEGTLRHTPAGTGGFGYDPILQPLGETRTCAELTPDEKNAISHRGKAFRELVPVVRELLG, encoded by the coding sequence ATGAAGCGCCTGATCCTCGCCACCCGTAACGCCGGCAAAATCACCGAACTGCGCGCCATCCTGGCCGACGCCGGACTGGACGTCGAACTCGTCGGGGCCGACGCCTACCCCGAGATCCCGGACGTGAAGGAGACCGGCGTCACCTTCGCCGAGAACGCCCTCCTGAAGGCCCACGCGCTGGCCCGCGCCACCGGCCACCCGGCCGTCGCCGACGACTCCGGCCTGTGCGTGGACGTCCTGGGCGGCGCTCCCGGCATCTTCTCGGCCCGCTGGTCCGGTACGCACGGCGACGACGCGGCCAACCTGGACCTGCTCCTCGCCCAGCTCTCCGACATCGCCGACGGCCACCGCGCGGCGCACTTCGCGTGCGCCGCGGCCCTCGCCCTGCCCGACGGCACGGAACGCGTCGTCGAGGGCCGCCTCGAAGGCACCCTCCGCCACACCCCCGCCGGCACCGGCGGCTTCGGCTACGACCCGATCCTCCAGCCCCTCGGCGAAACCCGTACATGCGCCGAACTGACCCCCGACGAGAAAAACGCCATCAGCCACCGCGGCAAGGCATTCCGGGAGCTGGTGCCCGTGGTTCGGGAGTTGTTGGGCTGA
- a CDS encoding HNH endonuclease signature motif containing protein, with protein MPVSPYTRERLTEAAASSRTLSEALAKLGVDPKSPRRSSTNICEVLRYLGLEVVGGHHTHIGRRIRALEIDTSHFTGRNRTKPASRRRCGDHVLVEMPAAGARRVPSSRLKRRLRRYLRRRFELFGIDISHFQKRRPYERSRPRPTRDALREAVSASLSVADVLRKLDRTDNTRTRHLLRQWIAEDGLSTSHFLGQAHRRGRPSPTPMKPPEQILVKHDGTRRTKTVLLRRALRQTGTPERCAACGIGPVWAGKPLTLEIDHINGDWSGDRPENLRLLCPNCHAATRTWCRGGARPASFR; from the coding sequence ATGCCGGTCAGTCCCTATACCCGCGAACGCCTGACAGAGGCGGCGGCTTCTTCTCGTACGTTGTCGGAGGCCTTGGCCAAATTAGGCGTCGACCCGAAGAGTCCGCGGCGCTCTTCCACGAACATCTGCGAGGTGCTGCGGTACCTCGGCCTCGAAGTCGTAGGCGGCCACCACACGCACATCGGCCGCCGTATTCGCGCCTTGGAAATCGACACCTCGCATTTCACGGGCAGGAATCGCACGAAACCGGCTTCCCGCCGCCGCTGCGGCGATCATGTGCTGGTCGAGATGCCGGCCGCCGGCGCCCGCCGGGTGCCGAGCAGCCGCTTGAAAAGACGCCTCCGCCGGTATCTCCGCCGCCGCTTCGAGCTGTTCGGCATCGACATCTCACACTTCCAAAAGCGGCGCCCATACGAGAGGAGCCGGCCCCGCCCGACCCGGGACGCGCTCCGTGAGGCCGTTTCCGCATCGCTGTCGGTGGCCGACGTACTGCGCAAGCTGGACCGCACGGACAACACACGGACCCGACATCTCCTACGCCAGTGGATCGCCGAGGACGGCCTCAGTACGTCCCACTTCCTGGGCCAGGCCCATCGTCGGGGAAGACCGAGCCCTACACCCATGAAGCCGCCCGAACAGATCCTGGTGAAGCACGACGGCACGCGCCGGACGAAGACCGTTCTGCTGCGACGGGCCCTCCGGCAGACCGGCACACCCGAGCGCTGCGCCGCCTGCGGGATCGGCCCCGTGTGGGCCGGGAAACCCCTGACGCTCGAAATCGACCACATCAACGGCGACTGGAGTGGCGACCGCCCCGAAAACCTCCGACTCCTATGTCCCAATTGCCACGCAGCGACCCGTACTTGGTGCCGAGGTGGCGCGCGGCCCGCTTCCTTCCGCTGA
- a CDS encoding MFS transporter, whose protein sequence is MPTGSLSPETDRPSGQDPAALRRHRTLFRAVARRRNPKLRRTDITVTDERIVKRAVKAAALGNAMEWFDFGIYSYLAVTIGKVFFPGGSDTTSLLSSFATFAVAFLVRPLGGAFFGPLGDRVGRKKILALTMIMMALGTLCIGLIPSYASIGVWSPVLLILFRMLQGFSTGGEYGGASTFIAEYAPDKKRGFFGSFLEMGTLAGYVGASGLVLLLTAWLGDATMLDWGWRIPFLVAGPLGLVGLYLRMKLDETPAFQRLESARTHGSGESAEQTEAEFSHLSENAPKKKLGEIFAQQWPRLILCIALAGAYNICHYMLLSYMPTYLTDTLHYDQTHGLLMAIATMVLLMFLISSVGRLNDRFGRKPLLLAGMLGFLVLSVPAFLLVKQGSLAAIIPGMLMLGLSLVCLLGTMSAALPALFPTSVRYGSLSIGYNLAVSLFGGTTPLVVTALMDAVGGNDMIPAYYGTGAALVGVIAVLCMRETAQQPLEGSPPAVATKEEAAQLVTAEAPEPRF, encoded by the coding sequence GTGCCGACCGGCAGCCTCAGTCCCGAGACCGACCGCCCCAGCGGCCAGGACCCCGCGGCGCTCAGACGCCACCGCACCCTCTTCAGAGCAGTTGCCCGTCGCCGCAATCCCAAACTCCGCCGCACCGACATCACCGTCACCGACGAGCGGATCGTCAAGCGGGCGGTGAAGGCCGCGGCGCTGGGCAACGCCATGGAATGGTTCGACTTCGGGATCTACAGCTATCTCGCGGTGACCATCGGCAAGGTCTTCTTCCCCGGCGGCAGCGACACCACCAGCCTGCTGTCCTCCTTCGCCACCTTCGCCGTGGCCTTCCTCGTACGGCCCCTCGGCGGGGCCTTCTTCGGCCCGCTCGGCGACCGCGTCGGCCGCAAGAAGATCCTCGCCCTCACCATGATCATGATGGCGCTGGGGACGCTGTGCATCGGTCTGATCCCCTCCTACGCCTCCATCGGGGTCTGGTCGCCGGTCCTGCTGATCCTCTTCCGGATGCTCCAGGGCTTCTCCACCGGCGGCGAGTACGGCGGCGCCTCCACCTTCATCGCCGAGTACGCCCCCGACAAGAAGCGCGGCTTCTTCGGCAGCTTCCTGGAGATGGGCACCCTGGCCGGCTACGTCGGCGCCTCGGGCCTGGTGCTGCTCCTCACCGCCTGGCTCGGCGACGCGACCATGCTCGACTGGGGCTGGCGGATCCCGTTCCTGGTCGCCGGGCCGCTCGGCCTGGTGGGGCTCTACCTGCGGATGAAGCTGGACGAGACCCCGGCCTTCCAGCGGCTGGAGTCGGCCCGGACCCACGGCTCCGGGGAGTCCGCCGAGCAGACCGAGGCGGAGTTCTCCCACCTCTCGGAGAACGCCCCCAAGAAGAAACTCGGCGAGATCTTCGCCCAGCAGTGGCCCCGGCTGATCCTGTGCATCGCCCTGGCCGGCGCATACAACATCTGCCACTACATGCTGCTGTCCTACATGCCGACCTACCTCACCGACACCCTCCACTACGACCAGACGCACGGCCTGCTGATGGCCATCGCCACCATGGTCCTGCTGATGTTCCTCATCAGCTCCGTGGGCCGGCTCAACGACCGCTTCGGCCGCAAGCCGCTGCTGCTGGCCGGCATGCTGGGCTTCCTCGTCCTGTCCGTACCGGCCTTCCTGCTGGTCAAACAGGGCAGCCTGGCCGCGATCATCCCCGGCATGCTGATGCTCGGCCTCTCCCTGGTCTGCCTGCTGGGCACCATGTCGGCCGCGCTGCCCGCCCTGTTCCCCACCAGCGTGCGCTACGGCTCACTGTCCATCGGCTACAACCTGGCGGTCTCGCTCTTCGGCGGTACGACCCCGCTGGTGGTCACCGCGCTGATGGACGCCGTCGGCGGCAACGACATGATCCCCGCCTACTACGGGACGGGCGCGGCCCTGGTCGGCGTGATCGCGGTGCTGTGCATGCGCGAGACCGCCCAGCAGCCGCTGGAGGGCTCACCGCCCGCCGTCGCCACCAAGGAAGAGGCCGCCCAGCTCGTCACCGCCGAAGCCCCGGAACCCCGCTTCTGA